In one Tachysurus fulvidraco isolate hzauxx_2018 chromosome 16, HZAU_PFXX_2.0, whole genome shotgun sequence genomic region, the following are encoded:
- the LOC113648000 gene encoding 26S proteasome regulatory subunit 4-like: MGQNQSGSPGAGGGKKDDKDKKKKYEPPVPTRIGKRRKKRSKGPDAASKLPLVKPHTQCRLKLLKQERIKDYLLMEEEFIRNQEQLKPLEDQEEERSKVDDLRGTPMSVGNLEEVIDDTHAIVSTSVGSEHYVSILSFVDKDLLEPGCSVLLNHKVHAVIGVLMDDIDPLVTVMKVETAPQETYADIGGLDSQIQEIKESVELPLTHPEYYQEMGIKPPKGVILYGPPGTGKTLLAKAVANQTSATFLRVVGSELIQKYLGDGPKLVRELFRVAEEYAPSIVFIDEIDAIGTKRYESNSGGEREIQRTLLELLNQLDGFDSRGDVKVIMATNRVETLDPALIRPGRIDRKIEFPLPDEKTKKRIFQIHTSRMTLADDISVDELILAKDDLSGADIKAICTEAGLMALRERRMKVSNEDFKKSKENVLYKKQEGTPESMYL; this comes from the exons gGACAGAACCAGAGCGGATCTCCTGGAGCAGGGGGTGGGAAAAAGGATGACAAG gataagaagaagaaatacgAGCCGCCGGTCCCGACCCGAATCGgcaagaggaggaagaaaaggtCCAAGGGACCAGACGCAGCCAGCAAACTGCCGTTAG TGAAGCCACACACTCAGTGCAGACTGAAGCTGCTGAAGCAGGAGCGCATTAAAGATTACCTGCTGATGGAGGAGGAGTTCATTAGGAACCAGGAACAGCTGAAACCTTTGGAGGACCAGGAG GAGGAGAGATCGAAGGTTGATGATTTGAGAGGGACACCGATGTCTGTGGGGAATCTGGAGGAGGTCATTGATGACACTCACGCCATCGTGTCCACCTCAGTGGGCTCAGAGCACTACGTCAGCATCCTGTCTTTTGTGGATAAAGACCTTCTGGAGCCAGGCTGCTCTGTCCTGCTCAACCACAAG GTCCACGCTGTCATCGGTGTGCTGATGGATGACATTGATCCCCTGGTGACGGTGATGAAGGTGGAGACAGCTCCACAGGAGACATACGCTGATATCGGTGGACTCGACAGTCAGATCCAAGAGATCAAG GAGTCAGTGGAGCTGCCTCTCACACACCCAGAGTATTATCAGGAGATGGGCATTAAACCTCCTAAAGGAGTCATTCTGTATGGACCTCCAGGAACTG GTAAAACTCTTCTGGCCAAAGCAGTAGCCAATCAGACGTCAGCGACGTTCCTGCGTGTGGTCGGTTCCGAGCTGATCCAGAAGTACCTGGGTGACGGACCCAAACTGGTGCGTGAGCTTTTCCGAGTGGCCGAGGAATACGCGCCATCTATCGTGTTCATCGATGAGATCGACGCCATCGGGACTAAGAG GTATGAGTCCAACTCCGGCGGCGAGCGTGAGATCCAGAGGACGTTGTTGGAGCTCCTCAATCAGCTGGACGGATTCGACTCGCGTGGAGACGTTAAAGTCATCATGGCTACAAACCGCGTCGAAACCCTTGACCCTGCGCTCATCAGACCAG GTCGGATTGATCGTAAGATTGAGTTTCCGCTGCCGGACGAGAAAACCAAGAAAAGAATTTTCCAGATCCACACGAGCCGGATGACTCTGGCTGATGATATCAGTGTTGATGAACTCATACTGGCAAAAGATGACCTTTCTGGAGCCGACATcaag gcgaTCTGCACCGAGGCTGGACTCATGGCACTGCGTGAGCGCAGGATGAAAGTCAGTAATGAAGATTTTAAGAAGTCTAAAGAGAATGTGTTGTATAAGAAACAGGAGGGGACTCCAGAAAGCATGTAcctgtaa